A stretch of Alkalicella caledoniensis DNA encodes these proteins:
- a CDS encoding ABC transporter ATP-binding protein codes for MRFFGGFYGIDKKTMDSRIEEIVQSLNMGDFKHRIIEKLSTGQVQKTSIARCMIHDPKIYILDEPTLGLDILTSRTIIDFIKNEKKKGKTIIFSTHYMEEADSLCDRIGLIHNGKLIQSGTIDQLKEATNKTNIRDIFLYYIDKGEWTHEEN; via the coding sequence ATGCGCTTTTTTGGAGGCTTTTATGGTATAGATAAGAAGACTATGGATAGTCGTATAGAAGAGATTGTTCAAAGTCTTAACATGGGCGACTTTAAACATAGGATTATTGAAAAACTTTCAACAGGGCAGGTGCAAAAAACCTCTATTGCTAGATGTATGATCCATGATCCTAAAATATATATCCTAGATGAGCCAACACTGGGGCTAGATATACTTACGAGCCGTACAATTATTGATTTTATTAAAAACGAGAAGAAAAAAGGAAAGACTATAATTTTTTCCACCCACTATATGGAGGAGGCAGATAGCCTTTGTGATCGTATAGGCCTTATACACAATGGAAAGCTGATTCAATCAGGTACAATAGATCAGTTAAAAGAAGCAACAAACAAGACAAATATTCGGGATATTTTCCTATATTATATTGACAAGGGAGAATGGACCCATGAAGAAAATTAA
- a CDS encoding ABC transporter permease has product MKKINLIFKKEIKATIRDKKALLTILLPILIYPVLLILFFGFTQITQSSFEEATSLVAVFDDTPEDFVARLEQDPKIHLFIITQETTDEQLKQQDVNAKLTFDEEHNTYIVSYYSTNDSSNQALNRIQRNFRQYQEEYKDGILKEADILDEFESIVSIQEEEISGDIGGRIVAMVLGLILPLIIVLYGVVGTYTISSDLSAGEKERETLETIFSVPIKRFEIIIGKLLACVTVGLLSGLVNILAMFPLVYAISSSIPELSISISFPLFLYLFIMLIPIMILTSAAFIGLGMFSKTYQESQSYGSILFIVFMALSYIPLIPNIELTPVTVLIPITNAMLLMKEAFLGSYSLINTFMALGINLGISLIAVVGMNKLFQSDWVIFGGGN; this is encoded by the coding sequence ATGAAGAAAATTAATCTAATTTTTAAAAAGGAGATAAAAGCAACCATACGAGATAAAAAAGCCTTGCTAACTATATTGCTACCCATACTTATTTACCCTGTGTTATTGATATTATTTTTTGGATTTACACAAATTACTCAATCAAGCTTTGAAGAGGCCACAAGCTTAGTGGCTGTCTTCGACGATACCCCAGAGGACTTTGTGGCAAGGCTTGAACAAGATCCTAAAATTCATTTGTTTATAATAACCCAAGAAACAACAGATGAACAGCTAAAACAACAAGACGTTAATGCCAAGCTAACTTTCGATGAAGAACACAATACCTACATAGTGTCTTATTACTCCACAAACGACTCCAGTAATCAAGCATTAAATCGCATACAAAGAAATTTTAGGCAGTATCAAGAGGAATACAAAGATGGCATTTTAAAAGAAGCTGACATACTAGATGAGTTTGAAAGCATTGTTAGTATCCAAGAGGAGGAGATATCTGGGGATATAGGCGGAAGAATTGTAGCTATGGTGCTAGGGTTAATACTGCCCCTTATTATTGTGCTTTACGGTGTTGTTGGAACTTACACAATTTCATCTGATTTAAGTGCTGGAGAAAAAGAAAGAGAGACTTTAGAGACCATTTTCTCCGTACCAATTAAGCGCTTCGAAATAATTATTGGAAAGTTATTAGCCTGTGTAACTGTGGGGTTGCTTAGCGGTTTGGTTAACATTTTGGCTATGTTTCCATTAGTTTACGCCATTTCTTCAAGTATACCTGAGCTAAGTATCAGCATCTCTTTTCCCCTGTTTTTATATCTATTCATTATGTTAATCCCAATAATGATTTTGACCAGTGCTGCATTTATTGGGTTAGGTATGTTTTCTAAAACCTACCAAGAATCTCAGTCTTACGGATCAATACTTTTTATTGTCTTTATGGCCCTAAGTTATATTCCACTAATACCAAATATTGAACTCACCCCTGTGACTGTTCTTATACCCATCACCAATGCCATGTTACTAATGAAAGAAGCCTTTTTAGGTAGTTATTCATTGATAAACACTTTTATGGCTTTGGGTATCAATTTAGGTATATCCTTAATTGCTGTAGTGGGGATGAACAAACTATTTCAATCAGACTGGGTTATTTTTGGAGGTGGTAACTAA
- a CDS encoding CPBP family glutamic-type intramembrane protease — translation MNLGIMLHIIKKETMALLRNKKVLVGIFAPIVILPIIFYGYLEITKVTSRETEISKSGIYLEGDLPTFINSALLQDDRFEVLTQKDNADLVLEYALEGSKHQFILKYDFGRNASMRAGERIAPILLDFKEAQQAALLESEGLDFAHIYPTQLEYEDLATEKEVAGYSMGNIMPLIITLYAMISVLSFAMELSTTEKETGTLETIFSVPIKKSELVTAKLLACVLFGIAALTINLGVILLLLPKVMDVSSFGLNMGFSTFMALVINIIPLTFMGAALSLGIGMFANSYKESNAYMTPLIFVFMLPAYLASTPGLELNLGFSLVPIVNTTLLIKSVFMGQLNMALFSATLVTNTLFSIMGLVFMFKVFGTENILFGNQKGFSFAVKRSSIKKSTFIQLEDVYLSLAVITVLYIYASVILPGHMGIFENLVFNQYVFFAMLPIGIIWYLKASHKESLGLRAPSAMGSFGGVWIWLSAFSLSLIYQIIITPYIDFVPTLVELEGQLEALSPYTKFFLIALTPGICEEILFRGFALRPLEKRLGAKWAVIITAIAFSLIHLDVVRLIPTFLLGIAFGYVAVKTKSIYPPIVLHVLNNSVAIFLPEGTPISYAVLVPLFIVSLALGLGIYKKLDNVDNIKSSF, via the coding sequence ATGAATCTAGGTATTATGTTACATATCATAAAAAAAGAGACTATGGCACTTTTGAGAAACAAAAAAGTACTTGTGGGTATATTTGCCCCAATTGTTATCTTGCCAATTATCTTTTATGGGTATCTGGAGATCACTAAAGTTACATCTCGGGAGACAGAGATTAGTAAAAGTGGTATATATCTAGAAGGTGACTTACCCACTTTTATAAACAGTGCACTACTTCAAGATGATAGATTTGAGGTTTTAACACAAAAGGATAATGCAGACTTGGTACTGGAATACGCCCTCGAGGGAAGCAAACACCAGTTTATATTGAAATACGATTTTGGTCGCAATGCTTCCATGAGAGCAGGAGAAAGGATCGCACCCATCTTGTTGGATTTTAAAGAGGCACAGCAAGCTGCTCTCCTTGAAAGTGAAGGATTAGACTTTGCTCACATATATCCAACACAGCTGGAATATGAAGATTTAGCCACAGAAAAAGAGGTGGCTGGTTACTCCATGGGTAACATAATGCCACTTATTATAACACTATACGCCATGATTTCAGTGCTATCCTTTGCCATGGAGCTGTCAACTACTGAGAAGGAGACAGGTACCTTAGAAACAATTTTTTCGGTACCAATTAAAAAATCTGAGTTAGTCACAGCAAAGCTTTTAGCATGCGTCCTCTTTGGCATAGCAGCCTTGACTATAAATTTAGGTGTGATTTTGCTTCTTTTACCTAAGGTTATGGATGTCAGTAGTTTTGGTTTGAATATGGGTTTTTCTACATTTATGGCCCTAGTAATAAATATCATTCCCCTTACTTTTATGGGAGCAGCACTTAGTTTGGGTATTGGCATGTTTGCAAACAGTTATAAAGAGTCCAATGCTTACATGACTCCCCTCATATTTGTTTTTATGTTACCTGCATATCTGGCAAGCACACCAGGTTTAGAGCTTAACTTAGGCTTTAGTTTAGTACCCATCGTAAATACAACGCTATTGATTAAATCTGTTTTTATGGGTCAATTGAACATGGCTTTATTCAGTGCAACCTTAGTTACAAATACATTGTTTTCTATAATGGGATTGGTTTTCATGTTTAAAGTCTTTGGCACTGAAAATATTTTATTTGGAAACCAAAAGGGTTTTTCTTTTGCCGTAAAAAGAAGCTCTATAAAAAAATCCACTTTTATACAATTAGAAGATGTGTATCTGAGCTTGGCAGTTATAACTGTGTTGTATATTTACGCCAGCGTTATACTACCTGGCCATATGGGAATATTTGAAAACCTAGTTTTTAACCAATATGTTTTTTTCGCAATGTTACCTATTGGTATAATTTGGTACTTAAAAGCTTCCCATAAAGAAAGTTTAGGTCTTAGGGCTCCATCAGCTATGGGATCTTTTGGAGGGGTATGGATTTGGCTTTCTGCTTTTTCCTTATCGTTGATTTATCAAATAATCATCACCCCTTATATAGATTTTGTTCCTACTTTAGTGGAGCTAGAAGGCCAGTTGGAGGCACTGTCACCCTATACTAAATTCTTTTTGATAGCTCTAACCCCTGGGATATGCGAAGAAATATTATTTAGAGGTTTTGCTTTAAGACCTTTAGAAAAGAGGTTAGGTGCAAAGTGGGCTGTAATCATTACTGCCATAGCTTTTTCCCTTATTCATTTAGATGTAGTACGCTTAATCCCAACTTTCCTTTTGGGGATAGCCTTTGGTTACGTGGCAGTGAAAACAAAATCAATTTATCCACCCATTGTTTTACATGTGCTTAATAACAGTGTAGCAATATTTCTACCAGAGGGAACTCCAATATCCTATGCAGTACTAGTTCCATTGTTTATTGTATCCTTAGCGTTAGGACTAGGAATATACAAGAAATTAGATAATGTAGATAACATTAAGAGTAGTTTTTAA
- a CDS encoding YjiH family protein, with the protein MRADVTLKKQSKQKIQPKNFLKFIIPSILGIMLFMTPILSQGEWTIPIAMMTNSLMDLLGDYLPILVTMTVVVSSLASLTFKLSKGRFLNHSKFLRDLLDVSYMWLAIRVLGGIFALITILEIGPEAIWSDYTGGLLLYELMPILFTVFIFAGLFIPLLLDFGLLEFVGSILKKVMRPIFTLPGRASIDCIASWLGDGTIGVVLTSKQYEDGYYSQREAAVIGTTFSVVSITFCWVIISQVNLSHMFLPFYLTVLVSGIIAAIVLPRIPPLSKKKDEFYVEGENNSTETIPEGYNGFTWGFAQATEKASKTEEASFYIKKGINNVLDMWLGVLPIVMALGTITLIVAEFTSVFSVLGMPFIPLLRLLNIPEAVEASETLVIGFADMFLPAIIGSRIESELTRFVIACVSVTQLIYMSEVGGVIIGSKIPVSFKELFIIFIQRTLITLPIIALIAHMLF; encoded by the coding sequence GTGAGAGCAGACGTAACATTAAAAAAACAATCTAAACAAAAAATACAGCCTAAGAATTTTTTGAAATTTATCATACCATCAATTTTAGGTATAATGCTTTTTATGACACCCATTTTAAGTCAAGGTGAGTGGACTATACCTATCGCTATGATGACAAATTCTCTGATGGATTTATTAGGGGATTATTTACCCATTTTAGTAACTATGACAGTAGTAGTTTCATCTTTAGCTAGTTTAACCTTTAAATTAAGTAAAGGAAGATTCTTAAATCACAGTAAGTTTTTGAGAGATTTGCTTGATGTATCATATATGTGGTTAGCTATTAGGGTTTTAGGTGGTATTTTTGCACTTATTACTATTTTAGAAATTGGCCCAGAAGCCATATGGTCAGATTATACAGGTGGTCTACTACTTTACGAACTTATGCCCATATTGTTCACTGTATTTATTTTTGCAGGTTTATTTATACCCCTGCTATTGGATTTTGGATTACTAGAATTTGTTGGTAGTATCTTAAAGAAGGTTATGCGCCCTATTTTTACTCTGCCTGGGAGAGCTTCAATAGATTGTATCGCTTCTTGGTTAGGGGATGGAACAATAGGGGTTGTTCTTACTTCCAAGCAATATGAAGATGGATACTATAGCCAAAGGGAAGCTGCAGTTATCGGAACTACTTTCTCTGTTGTGTCAATAACATTTTGCTGGGTTATAATATCCCAGGTAAATCTATCACACATGTTTTTACCCTTTTATTTGACAGTTCTAGTGTCGGGAATTATTGCAGCCATTGTGCTACCTAGGATACCACCTTTATCTAAGAAAAAAGATGAATTCTATGTGGAAGGGGAGAATAACTCCACAGAGACTATTCCTGAGGGATATAATGGTTTTACATGGGGATTTGCCCAGGCAACTGAAAAAGCAAGCAAAACAGAGGAAGCTAGTTTTTATATTAAAAAAGGGATTAACAACGTTTTAGATATGTGGCTAGGGGTACTTCCAATTGTTATGGCACTGGGAACAATAACCTTAATTGTTGCTGAATTTACTTCTGTTTTTTCAGTGTTGGGTATGCCATTTATACCACTATTAAGATTGTTAAACATCCCAGAAGCAGTGGAAGCTTCTGAGACTTTAGTTATAGGTTTTGCTGATATGTTTTTGCCTGCGATTATTGGAAGTAGAATAGAGTCTGAGCTTACAAGGTTTGTTATAGCTTGTGTGTCAGTAACACAACTTATTTACATGTCAGAAGTAGGTGGAGTTATCATAGGATCAAAGATCCCTGTAAGTTTCAAGGAGCTATTTATCATCTTTATCCAAAGAACGTTGATTACTTTACCAATAATTGCCCTGATTGCACATATGTTGTTCTAA
- a CDS encoding DUF441 domain-containing protein — protein sequence MFNQYWIEIFLAVVLLLSIVTKNRAMAIATAIILVLKLLKADRPIDYIAKNGINWGIILITMGFLAPLVMGRYSMDEIKSVFFKADGVVGFFAGISVALLGAKGIEIGPINTNLTLGVIVGTFVAVAFFKGTPVGPLIGSGIGYVFLILLTKIGII from the coding sequence TTGTTTAATCAGTATTGGATAGAGATATTTTTGGCTGTTGTACTATTGCTTTCTATAGTTACTAAAAATAGAGCCATGGCCATAGCTACTGCAATCATTCTTGTGTTGAAGTTACTAAAGGCAGACAGACCTATAGATTATATTGCAAAAAACGGCATTAATTGGGGAATTATACTTATTACCATGGGTTTTTTAGCTCCTTTGGTAATGGGGAGATATTCAATGGATGAAATAAAGTCTGTTTTCTTTAAGGCTGACGGGGTTGTTGGTTTCTTTGCAGGCATATCTGTTGCCCTTCTTGGAGCAAAGGGTATAGAGATAGGTCCAATAAATACCAACCTTACACTAGGTGTTATAGTTGGAACATTTGTAGCAGTGGCATTTTTTAAAGGTACCCCTGTTGGACCGTTAATAGGTTCTGGGATAGGATATGTATTTTTAATTCTATTGACTAAGATTGGTATTATTTAG
- a CDS encoding PAS domain-containing protein, protein MKRDLNYITIDGRGEHDSFRDCVTKAIENLKDGEGIHVIKDFEPFPMYKMMESKGFDKYVEKISDTEYHGYFFPTEKLDVIKMGEFLKLDSTKISKIVQIKLDFLRGTTTLKEAKEKMNSSFDEITAEEFAMCEQYLQNYGISDDELAERMEEILEIFDDVLVSKDLDLPPGHPIRTYMDEADAIKKVLAQMEEMLKNKFIKNQWLEIYENLGQINIHFSRKQNQLFAALERKGFDKPSKVMWTLDNQIRDIIKKAHVLLKEDKDEEFIELQNEVIEMIKDMMVKEVEILFPTSMELLTDEDFIVMRKGDDEIGYCLIDSPGPYGNNDGKETLNNSESELLSDLEAVLNKHGILNKSSKDDVLDVSQGKLTLEQINLIFKHLQVDLSYVDENEIVKFYSDTKHRVFPRSPGVIDREVQNCHPRESVGTVEEIIRAFKSEEQDQAEFWLEMGDKFIYIIYNAVRDDEGRFRGVLEMMQDVTHIRSLQGSQRLLSWENKGKQEEKPTETVDNPYGVSKDTIIGNLVKEYPFVKDFLFNLSPKFSKLKNPILFKTMSSIATLEMIAQRGGMEVQELIGNIVKEIDRNN, encoded by the coding sequence ATGAAGAGAGACTTAAACTATATAACAATAGATGGGAGAGGGGAGCACGACTCCTTTAGGGATTGTGTTACGAAAGCTATTGAGAATCTTAAGGATGGGGAGGGAATTCACGTCATTAAGGACTTTGAGCCATTCCCCATGTATAAGATGATGGAAAGCAAGGGATTTGACAAATATGTGGAAAAAATCAGTGATACAGAGTATCATGGGTACTTTTTCCCCACGGAGAAATTAGATGTTATAAAGATGGGTGAGTTTCTAAAGCTAGACAGTACTAAGATATCTAAGATTGTCCAGATAAAGCTAGACTTCTTGCGAGGTACTACTACTCTGAAGGAAGCTAAGGAAAAGATGAATTCATCCTTTGACGAGATTACAGCAGAGGAATTTGCCATGTGTGAGCAATACCTACAAAACTATGGCATTTCAGATGATGAACTGGCAGAAAGAATGGAAGAAATCCTTGAGATATTTGATGATGTCCTTGTTTCTAAGGATTTAGATCTACCACCAGGCCATCCCATTAGAACATATATGGATGAGGCAGATGCTATTAAAAAGGTTCTAGCACAAATGGAAGAGATGCTAAAAAACAAATTTATAAAAAACCAGTGGTTAGAAATATACGAGAACCTAGGCCAGATCAATATTCATTTTAGTAGAAAGCAAAATCAGCTTTTTGCAGCTTTAGAGAGAAAGGGATTTGATAAACCCTCTAAAGTTATGTGGACACTGGATAATCAGATTAGGGATATAATCAAAAAAGCCCATGTATTATTGAAAGAAGATAAGGATGAAGAGTTTATAGAACTTCAAAATGAGGTTATTGAGATGATAAAAGATATGATGGTAAAGGAAGTTGAGATATTATTTCCAACATCCATGGAACTTTTGACAGATGAAGACTTTATTGTTATGCGCAAAGGTGACGATGAAATTGGATATTGTTTAATCGACTCTCCTGGGCCTTATGGTAATAATGATGGGAAGGAAACCCTTAATAATTCTGAAAGTGAACTTTTAAGTGACTTAGAAGCGGTGTTAAATAAGCATGGTATTTTAAACAAGTCCAGCAAAGATGATGTACTAGATGTTAGTCAAGGAAAATTAACATTGGAACAGATTAATTTGATTTTCAAGCACTTACAAGTGGACTTGTCCTATGTGGATGAAAACGAGATTGTAAAATTCTATAGCGATACAAAGCACAGGGTGTTTCCTAGAAGTCCAGGTGTAATAGATAGAGAAGTTCAAAACTGTCATCCAAGGGAAAGTGTTGGAACAGTGGAGGAGATAATAAGGGCATTTAAGTCAGAGGAGCAAGACCAAGCTGAGTTTTGGCTAGAGATGGGCGATAAGTTTATTTACATCATCTATAATGCAGTAAGGGATGATGAAGGCAGATTTAGAGGCGTCCTTGAAATGATGCAAGATGTTACACATATAAGAAGTTTACAGGGTAGTCAGCGTTTATTATCATGGGAGAATAAAGGCAAACAAGAAGAGAAGCCCACTGAAACAGTAGATAATCCCTATGGTGTCTCAAAAGACACTATAATTGGAAACCTAGTAAAAGAGTATCCTTTCGTTAAAGACTTCCTCTTCAACCTATCGCCTAAATTCAGCAAGCTGAAAAACCCCATATTATTTAAAACAATGTCCTCCATAGCTACATTGGAGATGATAGCACAAAGAGGGGGCATGGAGGTACAGGAGTTAATAGGAAATATTGTGAAAGAGATTGATAGAAACAATTAG
- a CDS encoding Ger(x)C family spore germination protein: MKRKSKFIVLSIGLIFMLSACWDARNIDDLYLVFAIGIDISKDSEDQYLVTIVSPTVDPEAQESKIEISSVSNTLRNAQDNIQNKSSRRITFNNTKMFILGEDVAKQGIRRHLDTLVRDPESRGTIRMIVTEGRATDLMNIEPKFAPLVSLYLFDLVHNSFFTSTVPFTTVREFNNDLHTDGIEPTVPYLKYGNTKEEQIVNSTAIFEKDKMIGTLTHDESVAFALLKARARDGFLTSHLPDSESDYVTIRKLGGKNRIIAKVVDDNIFIDHYITIDAAITEQTSPLPLDQDVIRRLEKVFAYQVKLMCEEIVNKLQNDFKVDSIGYGKNVRAYHPNYFDGEKWNETFQDVDINIVTKINIVSIGTIE; this comes from the coding sequence ATGAAAAGAAAAAGTAAGTTTATTGTACTTTCCATTGGTTTGATCTTTATGTTAAGTGCTTGTTGGGATGCAAGAAATATAGATGATCTGTACCTTGTATTCGCCATAGGTATCGATATCAGCAAGGACAGTGAAGATCAATACCTCGTAACAATCGTATCACCAACTGTGGACCCTGAGGCACAAGAAAGTAAAATAGAAATATCCAGTGTAAGTAACACACTGAGAAACGCCCAAGATAACATACAGAATAAATCTTCAAGGCGTATAACATTTAATAACACAAAGATGTTTATACTTGGAGAAGACGTAGCTAAGCAAGGTATCAGAAGACACTTAGATACACTAGTTCGTGATCCCGAAAGCAGGGGAACCATTCGCATGATCGTAACCGAGGGAAGGGCAACAGACTTAATGAATATTGAACCTAAGTTTGCTCCTTTAGTAAGCCTTTATCTGTTTGATTTAGTTCACAATAGTTTCTTTACATCCACCGTCCCATTTACCACAGTAAGAGAATTTAACAACGACTTGCACACTGATGGTATAGAACCAACTGTACCTTATCTAAAATATGGTAACACAAAAGAAGAGCAGATAGTTAATAGTACTGCCATTTTCGAAAAAGATAAAATGATTGGAACATTAACTCACGATGAAAGTGTTGCCTTTGCTCTACTAAAAGCTAGGGCCAGAGATGGTTTTTTAACCTCCCACCTACCTGACTCAGAATCTGACTATGTCACCATCAGAAAACTAGGTGGTAAAAATAGAATAATCGCAAAAGTAGTAGACGATAATATCTTCATAGATCACTACATAACCATAGACGCTGCTATTACAGAACAAACTTCTCCACTGCCCCTTGATCAAGATGTTATTAGACGTTTAGAAAAAGTTTTCGCTTATCAAGTTAAATTAATGTGTGAAGAAATAGTGAATAAACTTCAAAATGATTTTAAGGTAGACAGTATTGGCTATGGAAAAAATGTAAGAGCATATCATCCTAATTATTTTGATGGAGAAAAATGGAATGAAACCTTCCAAGATGTGGACATAAATATTGTAACTAAAATAAATATTGTCTCTATCGGTACCATCGAGTAA
- a CDS encoding GerAB/ArcD/ProY family transporter, which yields MFNKYTKGQITAIQFYIVIISIMIGTGILNLATQVTKISMQDAWISVLIAGILVCIFTYLSIFIASHFDEMTFFQYFSYLLSKPVTYVISILYFIYSLVVTSAVLRSLADMISTWFLPRTPLWVIILIAILTAVNLTKDGITIVARFSQILFYTLFPMLPLILVSINKLSLLNVMPVGGTGFATIAEGALPSVFTYAGYEIVLFIYPLIANKNKNIVKTSVLCVFMVTLIYTLTVFTQIALFGYQELQTILYPTINYLDVVDFLIIERIEVFFSIFWIYTVIATIIIQFFVGTYVLQKTFSTSSNGIFVYIFSPVVFFLSLYPKNAMMLGSIKEYIGYANLFFGIALPLILLLMFLVRGRKVKIDEKKK from the coding sequence ATGTTCAATAAATATACTAAAGGTCAAATAACTGCAATTCAATTTTACATTGTGATAATAAGTATAATGATAGGAACAGGGATTTTGAATCTTGCAACTCAGGTAACTAAAATATCTATGCAAGATGCATGGATATCAGTACTAATTGCAGGAATCCTTGTCTGTATTTTTACATACCTTTCTATTTTTATTGCCAGCCATTTTGATGAAATGACATTCTTTCAGTATTTTTCCTACCTTCTTTCAAAGCCTGTAACATATGTGATATCCATCCTTTATTTTATTTACTCATTAGTTGTAACAAGTGCTGTACTAAGGTCTTTAGCAGATATGATTTCAACTTGGTTTTTACCCCGCACACCCTTATGGGTTATTATCTTAATAGCCATACTAACTGCTGTAAATTTAACAAAGGATGGTATAACAATAGTTGCACGTTTTTCTCAAATCCTGTTCTACACACTTTTTCCTATGCTTCCTTTAATTTTAGTTTCTATTAACAAACTTTCTTTATTAAACGTAATGCCTGTAGGTGGAACGGGGTTTGCAACTATTGCCGAAGGTGCACTTCCATCAGTCTTTACATATGCGGGGTATGAGATAGTTCTATTTATTTACCCATTGATTGCAAATAAAAATAAGAACATAGTTAAAACCTCAGTCCTTTGTGTATTTATGGTAACCTTAATCTATACATTAACAGTGTTTACCCAAATAGCTTTATTTGGTTACCAAGAGTTGCAGACTATCTTATACCCTACAATTAATTATCTTGATGTGGTAGACTTCTTAATTATAGAAAGAATAGAAGTATTTTTCTCGATTTTTTGGATATATACAGTTATAGCAACCATAATAATTCAATTTTTTGTGGGAACGTATGTCCTGCAAAAAACCTTTTCTACAAGTAGTAATGGTATATTTGTTTACATATTTTCACCTGTTGTATTTTTCTTAAGTTTGTATCCGAAAAATGCAATGATGTTGGGTAGTATTAAGGAGTATATAGGCTATGCTAATTTATTCTTTGGAATAGCTCTTCCACTAATTTTACTGTTGATGTTTTTAGTAAGAGGCAGAAAGGTGAAAATAGATGAAAAGAAAAAGTAA